Proteins found in one Lycium ferocissimum isolate CSIRO_LF1 chromosome 6, AGI_CSIRO_Lferr_CH_V1, whole genome shotgun sequence genomic segment:
- the LOC132059316 gene encoding uncharacterized protein LOC132059316: MNSSILESSSVSKTVCLTCGDEGDTKLLINCLKCHDSAAHHYCLEKFSPDDGNIDWICWDCAPKVAKVDQFRKSERISERKIRAFDVRVEWRRKLNSCKVKARRLDKAKRDASGAVQSAKTHNPFQVLRKEKPSFFETKKHKDTVQECADVCYSEQPIESVTAGNTPIVGKHPEAEAQLRGDSSLQDPKSAQSLTEIGKQRMMRKPRRFVVLDDDSDFEGEGEAVGGTFSSSFLVEHHVPLNNLYSEPQVESADYLPAQPLIDIIWRGYFIFNRECETSIYILAHLPNKACEKVVTAANGLPVELDVKIMAKSDVWPKSFLRSPPTDCSIALYLFPELERDENSYDSLLEDVIDNDLAMKATIDDLELLIFSSLQLPHKHWRLHRKYYLWGVFRHKKPSSSSTPTANCFASSYELSPK; the protein is encoded by the exons ATGAATTCTTCTATACTTGAGTCATCGTCTGTTTCG aAAACTGTTTGTCTAACATGTGGGGATGAAGGAGATACCAAGCTTCTCATAAACTGCTTGAAGTGTCATGATTCCGCTGCACACCA CTATTGCCTAGAGAAATTCTCCCCCGATGATGGCAATATCGATTGGATATGTTGGGATTGCGCTCCCAAAGTTGCTAAGGTTGACCAGTTCAGAAAGAGTGAAAGGATAAGTGAGCGAAAAATCCGTGCTTTTGATGTTCGAGTGGAATGGAGAAGAAAGCTTAACAGTTGTAAAGTAAAAGCCAGAAGGTTAGATAAGGCTAAACGTGACGCAAGCGGAGCAGTCCAATCAGCTAAAACCCATAATCCGTTTCAAGTTTTGCGAAAGGAGAAGCCTTCATTTTTTGAAACTAAGAAACACAAAGACACTGTACAAGAGTGTGCAGATGTATGCTATTCTGAACAGCCAATTGAATCAGTAACAGCAGGGAACACTCCGATAGTAGGCAAACACCCAGAAGCTGAAGCTCAATTAAGAGGTGACTCTTCCCTGCAAGATCCAAAGAGCGCTCAATCACTTACTGAAATTGGAAAACAACGAATGATGAGAAAGCCAAGGAGGTTTGTAGTTCTTGATGATGACAGCGATTTTGAGGGGGAGGGTGAGGCAGTTGGTGGaacattttcttcttcattccttGTAGAGCATCATGTTCCACTCAACAATTTGTATAGTGAACCTCAAGTAGAATCTGCGGATTATTTGCCTGCACAGCCACTTATTGATATCATTTGGAG GGGATATTTTATCTTCAATAGAGAATGTGAAACCAGTATTTATATCTTAGCTCATTTGCCAAACAAAGCCTGTGAAAAGGTGGTTACAGCAGCAAATGGGCTTCCAGTGGAACTTGATGTAAAAATTATGGCCAAGAGTGATGTATGGCCGAAGAGTTTCCTGAGGTCGCCACCAACAGACTGCAGTATTGCTTTGTATCTTTTTCCTGAGCTTGAGAG GGATGAAAATTCTTATGATTCTCTGTTGGAAGATGTAATTGACAATGATCTTGCAATGAAAGCCACTATCGACGACTTGGAGCTCTTGATTTTTTCATCTCTTCAACTGCCACATAAACACTGGA GGCTTCATAGGAAGTACTACTTGTGGGGTGTATTTAGACATAAGAAACCTTCAAGCTCAAGCACACCAACTGCTAATTGTTTTGCAAGCAGCTATGAGCTCTCCCCTAAATGA